The following are from one region of the Planctomycetia bacterium genome:
- a CDS encoding SOS response-associated peptidase, which produces MLVTMQENSRSRVPSSRRISKLSGRWKTIITTEANPMMAGLHDRMPVILAPDARALWLDPDFTGKEKVLSLLQPYPDDDLVATPVSRLVNSPKSDDPRCLNPL; this is translated from the coding sequence ATGTTGGTAACGATGCAGGAAAACTCGCGAAGTCGAGTGCCGTCGAGTCGACGGATCAGTAAGCTGAGTGGCCGTTGGAAAACGATCATCACGACCGAAGCGAATCCGATGATGGCCGGGCTCCATGATCGAATGCCGGTCATTCTCGCGCCCGATGCGCGAGCATTGTGGCTCGATCCGGATTTCACCGGCAAGGAGAAGGTGCTGTCGTTGTTGCAGCCCTATCCAGATGACGACTTGGTCGCGACTCCCGTAAGTCGATTGGTGAACAGCCCGAAGTCGGACGATCCGCGGTGCTTGAATCCGCTGTGA
- a CDS encoding tetratricopeptide repeat protein: MEIEQPSDEAAPNYFREMLSAPFRYLAYGIYAVCVGEPRIEEVTDWDERIRLDLVLPGLAAVVAGTLTLAVAVLTLGMPPTKFHAAYAAAADAALREKNYDVAVVCLGRLIDDSPEQPNHRYLLAIALAGRGETQRASELMQSIAPEDRLGFPAAHIWLIRRTLSQPKAPDPAALRNAERHLILLKTNPKFGAEAAAMLAELYLRTARAAMVTNDPVLLQAALNVPELQILVAKDQLSRGDGARAATLLKSLQTQLRMDLEKQPADDEARRRLVTALLLSGDHDAAFAVLREGLTLKPDGPFGSLAAQVATALAMHAVDNPALSSAERMRFVLSALELMQKYGETGVETDLAVARLLKSANRREEAIERYRSLGPRSTTARMELAAVLLSLGRKAEAEAEFKAVIQWYREHPDDPANEQLLPLHAAAAAVRLGRAPDAVGYLKQPHLNVPPELQRAALTEAYLAWDDLLTSATEKAQIDKRFKLLRSALREDRWHPEVLRRLLDLAQRFDGVAEMTRTFLQDLITAGDVPAPAYLLLGADALAHGDRPTARSYLEQAYRLNSELVPTLYQLALVLAEDEQDPDGPLRAVQLLNVAIQKESNDIPLRYLRGRTLAKLSRWQDALADLELCALRMSDNAEFHRTIAQVYTGLDLKDLARKHAELAKRGSAK; the protein is encoded by the coding sequence ATGGAGATTGAGCAGCCAAGCGATGAAGCCGCGCCCAATTACTTTCGGGAGATGCTGTCGGCGCCGTTTCGGTATTTGGCATACGGCATCTACGCGGTCTGCGTGGGGGAGCCACGTATCGAGGAAGTCACCGATTGGGACGAACGGATTCGGTTGGATCTCGTCCTCCCCGGGCTCGCGGCCGTCGTCGCCGGCACGCTCACCTTGGCCGTTGCGGTACTCACGCTGGGAATGCCGCCAACTAAATTCCATGCCGCCTACGCTGCGGCGGCGGATGCGGCGCTGCGAGAAAAAAACTACGACGTCGCCGTGGTCTGTCTCGGCCGCTTGATCGACGATTCTCCCGAGCAACCCAATCACCGTTACCTCTTGGCGATAGCGCTCGCCGGGCGCGGCGAAACACAGAGAGCGTCGGAGCTGATGCAGTCGATCGCACCCGAGGATCGGTTGGGATTCCCGGCCGCACATATCTGGTTGATTCGGCGGACGTTGTCGCAACCGAAAGCTCCGGATCCGGCGGCACTCCGGAATGCCGAGAGGCATCTGATTTTGCTCAAAACGAATCCGAAATTCGGGGCGGAAGCCGCGGCGATGCTGGCCGAACTTTACTTACGCACCGCGCGTGCCGCCATGGTGACCAACGACCCGGTGCTGCTGCAGGCGGCGCTTAACGTTCCCGAGCTGCAAATCTTGGTCGCCAAGGATCAACTCAGTCGCGGCGACGGGGCACGGGCCGCGACACTCTTAAAGTCGTTGCAGACGCAGCTACGGATGGATTTGGAAAAGCAACCGGCCGACGACGAAGCTCGGCGCCGTCTCGTCACGGCGCTGTTGCTGTCGGGCGATCACGACGCGGCGTTCGCCGTGTTGCGCGAAGGTCTGACCCTTAAGCCCGACGGGCCTTTCGGATCGCTGGCCGCGCAGGTCGCCACGGCTCTCGCGATGCACGCCGTCGACAATCCGGCCCTCTCCTCCGCAGAACGGATGCGGTTCGTGCTCAGCGCCTTAGAGCTGATGCAGAAGTACGGAGAAACCGGAGTCGAAACGGACTTGGCCGTCGCTCGTTTACTCAAGTCGGCGAATCGCCGGGAGGAAGCAATCGAGCGCTATCGCAGCCTGGGCCCGCGTTCGACGACGGCCCGCATGGAGCTGGCGGCCGTGCTTCTCAGCCTCGGTCGTAAAGCCGAGGCGGAAGCGGAATTCAAGGCGGTCATCCAGTGGTATCGAGAGCATCCGGACGATCCCGCGAACGAGCAGCTGCTGCCGCTCCACGCGGCGGCAGCTGCCGTACGTCTGGGCCGTGCGCCAGATGCCGTCGGTTACCTCAAGCAACCGCACCTCAACGTCCCTCCGGAACTGCAGCGGGCCGCATTAACGGAAGCGTACCTTGCTTGGGACGATCTCCTGACGAGCGCTACGGAAAAAGCGCAGATCGACAAACGTTTTAAACTGTTGCGAAGCGCGCTTCGTGAAGATCGTTGGCATCCCGAAGTATTGCGACGGCTGCTGGATCTGGCTCAGCGGTTTGACGGCGTCGCCGAGATGACGCGAACCTTTCTGCAAGATTTGATCACCGCCGGAGACGTCCCCGCGCCGGCATATCTCCTCTTAGGGGCCGACGCGCTCGCCCACGGTGATCGCCCGACCGCGCGGAGTTACTTGGAACAAGCCTATCGGCTCAACAGCGAGCTCGTGCCGACGCTGTATCAGTTGGCGCTGGTCTTGGCGGAAGACGAGCAAGACCCCGACGGCCCATTGCGAGCGGTGCAACTCCTCAACGTCGCTATCCAGAAGGAATCGAACGACATCCCGTTGCGATACCTCCGCGGGCGGACCTTGGCAAAATTGAGCCGGTGGCAAGACGCCCTCGCCGATCTGGAACTGTGCGCGTTACGCATGAGCGATAATGCCGAATTCCATCGTACGATCGCCCAAGTCTACACGGGCTTGGATCTCAAAGATCTTGCCCGAAAGCATGCCGAGCTTGCCAAGCGAGGCTCGGCCAAGTAA
- a CDS encoding transposase produces MGTKRLQVEQIIQKLREAELELSRGQTVPQVSKKIGVTEQTYYRWRKEYGGLRTDQAKRFKELELENARLKRLLADAELDKAILREAAAGNF; encoded by the coding sequence ATGGGGACGAAGCGTTTGCAGGTCGAGCAGATCATTCAGAAATTACGGGAAGCGGAATTGGAGCTCTCGCGCGGTCAGACGGTTCCGCAGGTGTCGAAGAAGATCGGCGTGACGGAGCAGACGTACTATCGCTGGCGAAAAGAGTACGGCGGCCTGCGGACGGACCAAGCGAAGCGGTTCAAAGAGTTGGAACTGGAGAATGCGCGCTTGAAGCGACTGTTGGCCGACGCCGAACTCGACAAGGCGATTCTGCGCGAGGCCGCCGCGGGAAACTTCTGA
- a CDS encoding PEP-CTERM sorting domain-containing protein: MTVIRCGIVSAIVWAASTSALLAQATTSLQIGRGFNVTVPTTGALANAPMAGLVGSFDPSLGFLIGAKLSLTGEGYAAGQVSQLAIPGTYVAAPPTLWSSDFFWYGSPINPDLSLVGSGTFEGIPENNGYSSGSAYVDGGVYSYSFWKHVPFSATTSQTTSNLTRFISQPGYDLGLAQVRLSVSQFQPPGNSGISYSLNGGEVSGTVVATYDYIPNSTFDGTNYTFQFSPEIDGLQSQLNLVNESVVDLSEYQTLKVGTNGAGSLSIASGSKLTTSYWNDLGVNLGSTGSATITGIGSKWDANTIRVGLNGSGTTTVSDGGILTTDTGELGVNVGSTGNATITGPGSQWNATSLRVGEYGSGTLAIDNGGTVISNNSTLGVYNGSTGDATITGIGSTWNNNVQLTVGSGGAGTLLVSDGGTVNSNYASLGFGFDATGSATITGIGSTWNIADPTNYLGTLKVGEYHGSGTLLISDGGKVTSESGVIGYNSSGNATVTGSGSSWITDGLSVGDLGTGTLTVANSGLLSASGGVGINYGGTLNLQSGGRLQVGQLNIQEGGTFNFTGGTLSITSPTGYISAPSGYSFDLTNKSLVNNGQVSAPVVVGVGGVVKGGGTFFGQVTINAGGIGSPGNSPGVMTDTSTTWNAGGKYVWEINDLNGVAGPTIGNPGWDLWNLGTLTLNSTSGDPFLIEMHSVTTGSPPSSDTALAGWNPAQHYSWKIATADSNVFTEAALTSLLIDPSSPFFASNGTNGSFFHLASSNGGKQLDLEYDPAAVPEPSSMLLAGMVAVPVAWRKLRRRKPEGT, encoded by the coding sequence ATGACGGTGATTCGATGCGGTATCGTTAGCGCGATCGTGTGGGCCGCTTCTACGTCGGCATTGCTGGCGCAAGCCACCACGAGTTTGCAAATCGGCCGTGGCTTCAACGTCACCGTTCCGACCACGGGCGCGCTCGCCAATGCACCTATGGCGGGCCTCGTGGGAAGCTTCGATCCTTCCCTGGGCTTTCTCATCGGAGCCAAACTTTCACTCACTGGTGAGGGATACGCCGCTGGTCAGGTATCCCAATTGGCTATACCGGGCACATACGTCGCGGCGCCACCAACTTTGTGGTCGAGCGACTTTTTTTGGTACGGAAGCCCGATAAATCCAGATCTAAGTCTAGTCGGGAGCGGAACCTTCGAAGGAATACCAGAGAACAATGGCTACAGCAGTGGCTCCGCTTACGTCGATGGCGGTGTTTACTCGTATTCGTTTTGGAAACACGTTCCCTTTTCAGCGACCACTTCTCAAACGACCTCGAACCTTACGCGGTTTATTTCCCAACCTGGGTACGACCTTGGCTTGGCGCAGGTCAGGCTCTCGGTCTCCCAATTCCAGCCTCCGGGAAATTCGGGAATTTCCTACTCTCTCAATGGTGGAGAGGTGTCCGGGACCGTCGTGGCCACGTATGACTACATCCCGAATTCTACCTTTGACGGCACGAACTACACTTTCCAGTTTTCCCCGGAGATCGATGGCCTACAATCGCAACTGAACCTGGTTAACGAATCGGTCGTCGATCTATCCGAGTATCAGACACTGAAAGTCGGAACCAATGGTGCCGGCTCGCTGTCGATTGCAAGCGGCAGCAAGTTGACCACCAGTTACTGGAACGATCTCGGCGTCAACCTCGGTTCGACGGGGAGTGCCACGATCACGGGCATAGGGTCCAAATGGGACGCTAATACTATTCGCGTGGGTCTCAATGGTTCAGGGACGACCACAGTCAGCGACGGTGGGATACTGACCACCGATACAGGCGAACTCGGTGTTAACGTCGGCTCGACGGGCAATGCCACGATTACCGGCCCCGGATCGCAATGGAACGCAACCTCTTTGAGAGTCGGCGAGTACGGTAGCGGTACTCTCGCCATCGACAACGGCGGCACCGTCATCAGTAATAACTCTACTCTCGGTGTTTATAACGGCTCGACGGGCGATGCCACGATCACGGGCATTGGATCTACATGGAACAACAACGTTCAGCTTACGGTGGGTTCCGGCGGTGCCGGTACACTCCTGGTTAGCGATGGCGGCACGGTCAACAGCAATTACGCATCTCTCGGCTTCGGCTTCGACGCGACGGGCAGCGCCACGATCACGGGCATCGGATCCACTTGGAACATTGCTGACCCGACGAACTACCTTGGCACGCTTAAGGTGGGTGAATACCATGGCTCAGGTACGCTCCTGATTAGCGACGGCGGCAAAGTCACCAGCGAATCCGGCGTGATCGGCTATAACAGCTCGGGCAATGCCACGGTCACCGGCAGCGGATCCAGCTGGATCACCGACGGTTTATCCGTAGGCGACTTAGGCACAGGAACGCTGACGGTAGCCAATTCGGGTCTGCTCTCCGCGAGTGGCGGGGTCGGCATCAATTACGGCGGCACGCTGAATTTGCAGTCCGGCGGCAGGCTGCAAGTTGGGCAATTGAACATCCAAGAAGGTGGAACGTTCAACTTCACGGGCGGGACTTTATCGATTACCTCGCCGACCGGTTACATCAGCGCGCCGAGCGGCTATTCCTTCGATCTTACTAATAAATCTTTGGTCAATAACGGACAGGTATCGGCTCCCGTAGTCGTCGGCGTCGGCGGTGTGGTCAAAGGGGGCGGTACGTTCTTCGGCCAGGTCACCATCAACGCCGGCGGCATCGGCTCGCCCGGCAACAGCCCCGGGGTGATGACCGACACTTCGACGACTTGGAACGCCGGCGGCAAATACGTTTGGGAAATCAACGACCTCAACGGCGTGGCCGGCCCGACCATTGGAAACCCCGGTTGGGATCTGTGGAACCTCGGCACGTTAACGCTCAATAGCACCTCGGGGGATCCTTTCCTCATCGAGATGCACTCGGTGACCACGGGATCGCCGCCGTCTTCCGATACGGCTTTGGCCGGATGGAACCCTGCCCAGCACTACTCCTGGAAAATCGCGACGGCCGACAGCAACGTGTTTACCGAAGCCGCTTTGACTTCGTTATTGATCGACCCGAGTAGTCCGTTCTTTGCGAGTAACGGAACCAACGGTAGCTTCTTTCATCTCGCGAGCAGCAACGGCGGTAAGCAATTGGACCTTGAGTACGATCCGGCAGCCGTACCCGAGCCGTCTTCGATGCTCTTGGCCGGCATGGTCGCGGTCCCGGTGGCTTGGCGCAAGCTCCGGCGGCGCAAGCCAGAAGGAACCTAG